One window from the genome of Epinephelus fuscoguttatus linkage group LG3, E.fuscoguttatus.final_Chr_v1 encodes:
- the LOC125883224 gene encoding E3 ubiquitin-protein ligase TRIM21-like, translating to MAAANYLPSEDQFLCSICLDVFTDPVSTPCGHNFCKNCITEYWNTSNRCLCPMCNKVFITRPEMHVNTFISEMVAQFKQSTQQKASSSSSSQQQCDKQEISCDVCTGTKLKALKSCLVCLVSYCETHLEPHLTMPGLRRHQLINPKTCVCMLCTVSDHKTHEVVPLKEGYKEKKAELAKKEAEIQQMIQKRQQKIQEIKRSINLSVKDADRAIAEGVQVFTALKRSVERGQVDLINTVKAKQKTTTKMAEGFIKELEQEISELMKRRTELERLSHSENQFHLLRSVPPVKAAPLTKDWTEVSICPSYEGTVVRAVSQLEETLSEQMKKLVEAELRKVQQYAVDVTLDPDTAHPALILSGDRKKVYPGDVKQNLPNNPKRFSLNPCVLGEQSFSSGRFYFEVQVQGKTEWDFGVARESINRKQDIPLSPEDGYWTVWLRKRNKYKALNNIPVSLSLRSQPQKVGVFVDYEEGLVSFYDVDAAALIYSFTGCSFTEKLFPYFNPGLNEGGKNSAPLVLSHM from the coding sequence ATGGCTGCTGCGAACTATCTGCCATCTGAAGATCAGTTTCTGtgctccatctgtctggatGTGTTCACTGATCCTGTCAGCACACCATGTGGACACAACTTCTGCAAAAACTGCATCACTGAATACTGGAATACCAGCAACAGGTGCCTGTGTCCAATGTGTAACAAGGTTTTTATCACAAGACCTGAGATGCATGTCAACACTTTCATCTCTGAGATGGTCGCTCAGTTCAAACAGTCAACTCAACagaaagccagcagcagcagcagctcacagcAACAATGTGATAAACAGGAAATTTCCTGTGACGTCTGCACTGGAACCAAACTGAAGGCCCTGAAGTCCTGCCTGGTGTGTCTGGTCTCCTACTGTGAGACTCACCTGGAGCCTCATCTGACAATGCCAGGCCTGAGAAGACATCAGCTGATCAATCCTAAGACATGTGTCTGCATGCTCTGCACTGTTTCAGACCACAAAACACATGAAGTTGTTCCTCTGAAAGAAGGATATAAAGAAAAGAAGGCTGAGTTGGCTAAGAAAGAGGCTGAAATTCAGCAGATGATCCAGAAGAGACAACAGAAGATTCAGGAGATCAAACGCTCCATTAACCTCAGTGTCAAAGATGCAGACAGAGCAATAGCAGAaggtgttcaggtcttcactgcTCTGAAGAGGTCTGTTGAGAGAGGCCAGGTCGATCTCATTAACACGGTCAAAGCAaagcagaaaacaacaacaaaaatggcagaAGGCTTCATCAAAGAGCTGGAACAGGAAATCTCTGAGCTGATGAAGAGAAGAACTGAGCTGGAGCGGCTCTCACACTCTGAAAATCAATTCCACCTCCTCCGAAGCGTCCCACCAGTGAAAGCTGCTCCACTCACCAAGGACTGGACAGAGGTCAGCATCTGTCCATCATATGAGGGGACTGTGGTGAGAGCTGTGTCTCAGCTGGAGGAGACACTCAGTGAACAGATGAAGAAGCTGGTTGAAGCTGAGCTGAGGAAGGTCCAGCAGTATGCAGTGGATGTGACTCTTGATCCTGATACAGCACATCCTGCTCTCATTCTGTCTGGCGACAGAAAGAAAGTATATCCTGGAGATGTGAAGCAGAATCTCCCAAACAACCCAAAGAGATTTTCTCTCAATCCCTGTGTTTTAGGAGAGCAGAGTTTCTCTTCAGGCAGATTTTACTTTGAGGTTCAAGTGCAAGGAAAGACTGAATGGGACTTTGGAGTGGCCAGAGAGTCGATCAACAGGAAGCAAGACATCCCTCTGAGCCCTGAGGATGGTTACTGGACTGTATGGTTGAGGAAAAGAAATAAGTACAAAGCTCTTAATAACATTCCAGTCAGTCTCTCTCTGAGGTCTCAGCCTCAGAAGGTGGGGGTGTTTGTGGATTATGAGGAGGGTCTGGTCTCCTTTTATGACGTAGATGCTGCAGCTCTTATCTACTCCTTTACTGGCTGCTCCTTCACTGAGAAGCTCTTCCCATACTTCAACCCAGGTCTTAATGAGGGTGGTAAAAACTCTGCCCCACTGGTTCTCTCTCATATGTAG